Proteins from a genomic interval of Epinephelus fuscoguttatus linkage group LG16, E.fuscoguttatus.final_Chr_v1:
- the LOC125903846 gene encoding G-protein coupled receptor 4-like gives MEDPCNSSWEDSFDYSNSSYDYYGHNEEAGFITFVVTCIIIGIALPLTLMAIFALYSLVQNDHVAPIYVINLLISDLIQLCCTIVWLIKPEDWKKYYIFYIYFFGVMASACFMVCIALERFLVIVFPLWYRFRRTIKSSVLVCVMVWPLPAIYILPSYFCVNFVVEEAISATFLLLPLPLLIFFLGGTLKALSASISVPPDEKRRIVGVLVLVLLLYTLLFLPSIIWSLTENGRNNNIVSNVSFVFLRLSPLADLVMYIFMRKGTTDKVLASLCCCRMDSNDVSSQAV, from the exons ATGGAAGATCCCTGCAACAGTTCATGGGAGGACAGCTTTGATTACAGCAACTCCTCCTATGACTACTACGGTCATAATGAAGAAGCTGGATTCATCACATTTGTGGTGACATGCATCATCATTGGTATCGCCCTTCCTTTGACCCTCATGGCCATCTTTGCTCTTTACTCCCTG GTGCAAAATGATCACGTTGCTCCGATCTACGTCATCAACCTTCTCATTTCCGACCTCATTCAGCTCTGCTGCACAATCGTTTGGTTGATAAAACCTGAGGACTGGAAGaagtattacattttttatatttacttCTTTGGTGTGATGGCAAGTGCTTGCTTCATGGTGTGCATCGCCCTGGAAAG GTTTTTGGTCATCGTCTTCCCACTGTGGTACCGCTTCAGACGAACCATCAAGTCCTCTGTGCTGGTCTGTGTCATGGTCTGGCCCCTTCCTGCAATCTATATCCTCCCTTCCTATTTTTGTGtaaattttgtggttgaagaaGCAATCTCCGCCACCTTTTTACTCCTACCCCTTCCACTGCTCATATTCTTCTTGGGTGGGACCCTCAAAGCCCTGTCTGCTTCCATCTCAGTTCCGCCTGATGAAAAACGCCGGATTGTGGGAGTTTTGGTCCTGGTGCTGCTTCTTTACACTCTGCTGTTCCTGCCCAGCATCATTTGGTCCCTGACAGAGAATGGCAGAAATAACAATATTGTCAGCAACGtgtcttttgtgtttcttcGATTAAGTCCTCTCGCAGACTTAGTTATGTATATTTTCATGAGGAAAGGGACCACAGACAAGGTTTTGGCTTCTCTTTGTTGTTGCAGAATGGACAGCAATGATGTTAGCAGTCAAGCAGTATAA